The following proteins come from a genomic window of Rutidosis leptorrhynchoides isolate AG116_Rl617_1_P2 chromosome 10, CSIRO_AGI_Rlap_v1, whole genome shotgun sequence:
- the LOC139870454 gene encoding uncharacterized protein → MAGDDDVSTSGKQYDALLKLPNCTCEAAKDIQDHNNLLKLMQFLMVLDDGYKQIRSNILTIDPLPIVKNAFSILSREESHRHVNDKKSSDSFVFFSNMGREKGFTSGGTNFNNGNVKSVSNQASESVGTSAVALTNDHHPNGTKAKVIKIGDMKIFDCLVLYDVLVVPEYTVSLLSVYCMLRDSKLFVSFNESTCYIHDLKCVRTLVTGSQVDGLYILNSNIEGNNSCVTNVNSSCVSKSIWHDRLGHPSDHVLNILKGDLKISKIGSHDHCEVCHKAKQTKDPFLLSDHVSYKLGQLVHMHVWGPYKIVAFFCAIWSENVLLVDYSNDKKVINCIVLIKKKLVFSRDVKVYVHIFPFRTREEGKNNTKDDGKSSGEHSTPSETVETNTAPATSCEESFFPEGNQNTVLNPPTLGETADVKRSSRKSTLPPIFGDYVIDNKVRYDLNKVVDYSKLTVDNMCFVNSQDKISEPNTYWEACKDPKDPNWIEAMNLEIEALHKNGSWIMSAHRKVIGSKWVYKIKYTSSGEIDRYKARLLAKGFNQSEGIDFNEKFSPVVKMVHVSLDINNAFLYGDLKEDACMTPPLDYYNLKENKVCKLVKSLYGVKQAPKKWNEKLIYALVEFSLNRVRMIILYLLRVEKICLLVYVDDIVLTRNNVDELKNFKTFLSSKFKIKDLGALKYLLGIEVLKVEKGLCLSQRKYYLELLYEFGLTGSKLVQTPIESNIIISKSDIPVKKINNFHKLVDCHMKFTLRLLRYLKKSPGNGILVDKTNESRLKAFVDSDWGKVSWKSKKQTTISGSLAEAEYRAFASIIKLREGVEI, encoded by the exons ATGGCTGGGGATGATGATGTGTCCACTTCTGgg AAACAGTATGATGCTTTACTGAAACTTCCAAACTGTACTTGTGAAGCTGCAAAGGATATTCAAGATCATAACAATCTTTTAAAGTTGATGCAATTTTTGATGGTACTTGATGATGGGTACAAACAAATTAGAAGTAATATTTTGACCATAGACCCTTTACCTATTGTTAAGAATGCCTTCTCTATTTTATCAAGAGAAGAATCACATAGACATGTCAATGACAAAAAATCTTCTGATTCTTTTGTATTCTTTTCTAATATGGGAAGGGAAAAAGGGTTTACTTCTGG GGGAACCAATTTTAACAATGGAAATGTTAAAAGTGTTTCAAATCAGGCTTCTGAAAGTGTAGGGACATCTGCAGTTGCTTTGACTAATGATCA TCACCCAAATGGGACTAAAGCTAAAGTGATTAAGATTGGAGATATGAAAATATTTGATTGTTTAGTTTTGTATGATGTTCTTGTTGTACCAGAGTATACTGTGAGCTTGTTATCTGTTTATTGCATGCTCAGAGATAGTAAATTATTTGTTAGTTTTAATGAGTCTACATGTTACATTCATGATTTGAAATGCGTGAGAACTCTTGTGACTGGTAGTCAAGTAGATGGTTTATATATCTTGAATAGCAATATTGAAGGTAATAATAGTTGTGTAACAAATGTCAACTCAAGTTGTGTTTCTAAATCTATTTGGCATGACAGATTGGGTCATCCATCAGATCATGTGCTTAACATTTTAAAAGGTGATCTTAAAATCAGTAAAATTGGTAGTCATGATCATTGTGAAGTATGCCATAAGGCTAAACAAACAAAGGATCCTTTTCTATTAAGTGATCATGTCTCTTACAAGTTAGGTCAACTTGTTCATATGCATGTTTGGGGTCCATATAAAATT GTTGCCTTCTTCTGTGCTATATG GTCAGAAAATGTGCTTTTGGTTGATTATTCTAATGATAAAAAGGTTATAAATTGTATagttttaattaaaaaaaagttAGTTTTTTCAAGAGATGTTAAGGTTTATGTGCATATATTCCCTTTTAGAACAAGGGAAGAAG GAAAAAATAATACTAAAGATGATGGCAAAAGCAGTGGTGAACACTCTACTCCTAGTGAGACAGTGGAAACCAATACTGCGCCTGCAACTTCTTGTGAAGAAAGTTTTTTCCCCGAGGGCAATCAAAATACTGTTTTAAATCCACCAACTTTAGGTGAAACTGCAGATGTTAAAAGGTCATCTAGGAAGTCTACTTTACCTCCTATATTTGGAGATTATGTGATTGATAATAAAGTCAGATATGATTTGAATAAAGTAGTTGATTATTCCAAGTTGACTGTTGATAACATGTGTTTTGTCAATTCCCAAGATAAAATAAGTGAACCTAATACATATTGGGAGGCTTGTAAAGATCCAAAAGATCCAAATTGGATAGAGGCCATGAATTTAGAGATAGAAGCACTTCATAAAAATGGTTCATGGATTATGAGTGCTCATAGAAAGGTTATTGGTTCCAAATGGGTATATAAAATTAAGTACACGTCTAGTGGTGAGATAGATAGATACAAAGCTAGGTTGTTAGCCAAGGGATTTAATCAAAGCGAGGGTATTGATTTTAATGAAAAATTTTCTCCTGTGGTGAAAATGGTACATGTAAG CTTAGACATTAACAATGCTTTTTTATATGGTGACTTAAAAGAGGATGCATGTATGACACCACCTCTAGATTACTATAATTTGAAAGAAAACAAAGTTTGtaaattggtaaaatcactttATGGGGTTAAACAAGCACCAAAGAAGTGGAATGAGAAACTTATATATGCTCTTGTTGAGTTTAGTTTGAACAGAGTAAGAATGATTATTCTCTATTTGTTAAGAGTAGAGAAAATCTGTTTGTtggtttatgttgatgacattgttctCACTAGGAACAATGTTGATGAGTTAAAGAATTTTAAAACCTTCTTAAGCTCTAAGTTTAAAATTAAGGATCTTGGTGCATTGAAATACTTATTGGGTATAGAAGTGTTAAAAGTTGAAAAAGGTCTGTGTCTTTCACAGAGAAAGTATTATTTGGAGTTATTGTATGAGTTTGGTTTAACTGGCAGTAAACTAGTTCAGACTCCAATTGAGTCAAATATTATCATAAGTAAATCTGATATTCctgttaaaaaaattaataattttcataaattagTAG ATTGTCATATGAAATTTACTCTTAGACTTTTGAGATATTTAAAGAAGTCTCCAGGTAATGGCATTCTTGTTGATAAAACAAATGAGTCTAGGCTAAAAGCTTTTGTAGATTCAGATTGGGGTAAAG TTTCttggaaaagcaagaaacaaaCTACTATCTCCGGGAGTTTAGCAGAAGCAGAATACAGAGCTTTTGCTTCT ATAATTAAATTGAGGGAGGGTGTTGAAATATAA